A DNA window from Heterodontus francisci isolate sHetFra1 chromosome 49, sHetFra1.hap1, whole genome shotgun sequence contains the following coding sequences:
- the LOC137358408 gene encoding tubulin alpha-1A chain-like produces the protein MPSDKTIGGGDDSFNTFFSETGAGKHIPRGVFIDLEPTVIDEVRTGTYRQLFHPEQLITGKEDAANNYARGHCSIGKEIVDLVLDRIRKLADQCTGLQGFLIFHSFGGGTGSGFTSLLMERLSVDYGKKSKLEFSVYPAPQISTAVVEPYNAVLVTHCTLEHSDCAFMFDNEAIYDISRRNLDIERPTYTNLNRLLGQVVSSITASLRFDGALNVDLTEFQTNLVPYPRIHFPLVTYAPTISAEKAYHEQLSVAEITNACFEPANQMVKCDPRQGKYMACCMLYRGDVVPKDVNAAIATIKTKRSIQFVDWCPTGFKVGINYQPPTVVPGGDLAKVQRALCMLSNTTAISLAWTRINLKFDKMYAKRAFVHWYVGEGLEEGEFQDAREDMASLEKDYEEVAIDSSSLDRRAEEEE, from the exons ATGCCCAGTGACAAGACCATCGGGGGTGGCGATGACTCCTTCAACACCTTCTTCAGTGAGACGGGGGCGGGAAAACACATCCCCCGAGGCGTGTTTATAGATCTGGAGCCCACTGTGATTG ACGAGGTCCGTACCGGCACCTACCGACAGCTCTTTCACCCCGAGCAGCTCATCACCGGCAAGGAGGACGCGGCTAATAACTACGCGCGGGGCCACTGCTCCATCGGCAAGGAGATTGTGGATCTGGTCTTGGATCGCATAAGGAAGCTG GCTGACCAGTGTACAGGACTGCAGGGTTTCCTCATCTTCCACAGTTTCGGGGGTGGGACCGGCTCAGGCTTTACTTccctcctgatggagagactctccgTCGACTACGGCAAGAAATCCAAACTGGAGTTTTCCGTTTACCCCGCGCCACAGATTTCCACCGCGGTGGTCGAGCCGTACAACGCCGTACTCGTCACCCACTGCACCCTCGAGCACTCTGACTGCGCCTTCATGTTCGACAATGAGGCCATTTACGACATATCTCGGCGTAACCTTGACATTGAGCGACCGACCTACACCAACCTCAACCGTCTCCTTGGACAGGTAGTGTCATCCATCACGGCGTCGCTGCGGTTCGACGGTGCCCTCAACGTGGACCTGACTGAGTTCCAAACCAACCTGGTCCCCTATCCCCGAATTCACTTCCCTCTGGTAACCTATGCGCCCACTATTTCGGCCGAGAAGGCTTACCACGAGCAACTGTCGGTGGCGGAGATCACCAACGCATGCTTTGAGCCAGCCAACCAGATGGTGAAGTGCGACCCCCGCCAGGGCAAGTACATGGCGTGCTGCATGCTGTACCGTGGAGATGTGGTGCCCAAGGATGTCAACGCTGCCATTGCAACCATCAAGACCAAGCGCTCGATCCAGTTTGTTGATTGGTGCCCGACTGGGTTCAAG GTTGGCATCAACTATCAGCCACCGACGGTGGTACCAGGTGGTGATCTGGCAAAGGTGCAGCGAGCCCTCTGTATGCTGAGCAACACCACCGCCATTTCCTTGGCTTGGACCCGCATCAACCTCAAATTCGATAAGATGTACGCCAAGCGGGCCTTTGTCCACTGGtacgtgggggaggggctggaggaaggggaGTTCCAGGACGCACGGGAGGACATGGCCTCACTCGAGAAGGATTATGAGGAAGTGGCCATCGATTCTTCCTCGCTGGACAGAAGGGCAGAGGAGGAAGAATAA
- the LOC137358368 gene encoding tubulin alpha-3 chain-like, translating to MPSEKSIGRDNDFLNSFFCETGRECISIHIGLAGVQIGNACWELYCLEHGIQPDGQMPSDKTIGGGDDSFSTFFSETVAGKQVPRGVFIDLEPTVVDEVRTGTYRQLFHPEQLITGKEDAANNYARGHCSIGKEIVDLVLDRIRKLADQCTGLQGFLIFHSFGGGTGSGFTSLLMERLSVDYGKKSKLEFSVYPAPQISTAVVEPYNAVLVTHCTLEHSDCAFMFDNEAIYDICRRNLDIERPTYTNLNRLLGQVVSSITASLRFDGALNVDLTEFQTNLVPYPRIHFPLVTYSPTISAEKAYHEQLSVAEITNACFEPANQMVKCDPRQGKYMACCMLYRGDVVPKDVNAAIATIKSKRSIQFVDWCPTGFKVGINYQPPTVVPGGDLAKVQRALCMLSNTTAISLAWTRINLKFDKMYAKRAFVHWYVGEGLEEGEFQDAREDMASLEKDYEEVAIDPSSLDRRAEEEE from the exons ATGCCCAGTGAAAAGTCAATTGGTCGTGACAACGACTTCTTGAACAGCTTCTTCTGTGAGACAGGG CGTGAGTGTATTTCAATCCACATTGGCCTAGCCGGTGTACAGATCGGCAACGCTTGCTGGGAGCTGTATTGCCTGGAGCATGGGATCCAGCCGGATGGACAGATGCCCAGTGACAAGACCATCGGGGGTGGCGATGACTCCTTCAGCACCTTCTTCAGTGAGACGGTGGCAGGCAAACAGGTCCCCCGAGGCGTGTTTATAGATCTGGAGCCCACTGTGGTTG ATGAGGTCCGTACCGGCACCTACCGACAGCTCTTTCACCCCGAGCAGCTCATCACCGGCAAGGAGGACGCGGCTAATAACTATGCACGGGGCCACTGCTCCATCGGCAAGGAGATTGTAGATCTGGTCTTGGATCGCATACGGAAGCTG GCTGACCAGTGTACTGGACTGCAGGGTTTCCTCATCTTCCACAGTTTCGGGGGTGGGACCGGCTCAGGTTTTACTTccctcctgatggagagactctccgTCGACTACGGCAAGAAATCCAAACTGGAGTTTTCCGTTTACCCCGCGCCCCAGATTTCCACCGCGGTGGTCGAGCCGTACAACGCCGTACTCGTCACCCACTGCACCCTCGAGCACTCTGACTGCGCCTTCATGTTTGACAATGAGGCCATTTACGACATATGTCGGCGTAACCTTGACATTGAGCGACCGACCTACACCAACCTCAACCGTCTCCTTGGACAGGTAGTGTCATCCATCACGGCGTCGCTGCGGTTCGACGGTGCCCTCAACGTGGACCTGACTGAGTTCCAAACCAACCTGGTCCCCTATCCCCGAATTCATTTCCCGCTGGTAACCTACTCGCCCACTATTTCGGCCGAGAAGGCTTACCACGAGCAACTGTCGGTGGCGGAGATCACCAACGCGTGCTTCGAGCCAGCCAACCAGATGGTGAAGTGCGACCCCCGCCAGGGAAAGTACATGGCGTGCTGCATGCTGTACCGAGGAGACGTGGTGCCCAAGGATGTCAATGCTGCCATTGCAACCATCAAGAGCAAGCGCTCGATCCAGTTTGTTGATTGGTGCCCGACTGGGTTCAAG GTTGGGATCAACTATCAGCCACCGACGGTGGTACCAGGGGGTGATCTGGCAAAGGTGCAGCGAGCCCTCTGTATGCTGAGCAACACCACCGCCATTTCCTTGGCTTGGACCCGCATCAACCTCAAATTCGATAAGATGTACGCCAAGCGGGCCTTTGTCCACTGGtacgtgggggaggggctggaggaaggggaGTTCCAGGATGCACGGGAGGACATGGCCTCACTCGAGAAGGATTATGAGGAAGTGGCCATCGATCCTTCCTCGCTGGACAGAAGGGCAGAGGAGGAGGAATAA